From Acidobacteriota bacterium, one genomic window encodes:
- a CDS encoding DNA-3-methyladenine glycosylase 2 family protein, producing MGIAQLNEQALASACRELAEIEPEFGWILERFGTPPLWAREATFATLVHIILEQQVSLASALAAFNKLKERINEVTPEYLLRMTDEELRSCYFSRQKAGYVRELAKSIDEGTLDLETVHELSDADAKNELKKVKGIGDWTADIFLLMAMRRPDVMPKGDLALHVAYRKLKNLEQAPNSEEFQVIAERWKPHRASAARLLWHFYLSERKATQ from the coding sequence ATGGGAATCGCGCAGTTGAACGAACAGGCTCTCGCATCGGCTTGCCGTGAATTGGCGGAGATCGAACCGGAATTCGGATGGATTCTCGAGCGATTCGGGACGCCGCCGCTATGGGCGCGCGAGGCGACGTTTGCGACACTGGTTCATATCATTCTTGAACAACAGGTTTCGCTTGCCTCCGCGCTCGCGGCTTTCAACAAGTTGAAGGAACGAATCAACGAGGTGACGCCTGAGTATTTGCTCAGGATGACCGATGAAGAACTGCGGTCCTGTTACTTTTCGCGTCAGAAAGCCGGCTACGTCCGTGAACTTGCCAAATCGATCGATGAAGGAACTCTCGATTTGGAAACAGTGCACGAATTGTCCGATGCCGACGCCAAAAACGAACTGAAGAAAGTGAAGGGAATCGGCGATTGGACGGCTGACATCTTTCTTTTGATGGCGATGCGTCGTCCGGACGTGATGCCGAAAGGCGACCTCGCGCTCCACGTCGCGTACCGGAAACTCAAAAATCTGGAGCAGGCGCCGAACTCGGAAGAGTTTCAGGTCATTGCCGAACGCTGGAAACCGCACCGCGCGTCGGCCGCCAGGCTTCTTTGGCATTTTTATCTTTCCGAAAGGAAGGCGACTCAATGA
- a CDS encoding molybdopterin-dependent oxidoreductase, with protein MSEKHFRTCNLCEAICGIEIEYEGGSILSIKGDKLDPFSRGHICPKALALKEIYESKDRLRMPVKRIGNEFHEIGWEEAFDETVGRLTAIQREFGRDAVGVFQGNPSVHNLGTMLSSGGLLKALKTRNNYSATSVDQLPHHFAAWAMFGHPLLIPIPDIDRTGYFLIFGANPIASNGSLMTAPDIVNRLDSITKRGGKVVLIDPRRTESARVASEHHFIQPGSDVYFLLAIVNALFAENLIKPGRLVDFTDGIDRLREATGEFTADLAESKAGIPAAEIKRIAREFAAADSAVCYGRMGVSVQEFGGLCHWLINAINVLTGNCDRAGGAMFTSPAFDLLQTAKPGENIYGRWHSRVRKLPEFMGELPVAALAEEISTEGEGQIRALVTNCGNPVLSTPNGTQLERGLSALDFMVSIDIAINETTRHASIILPPATGLEVSHYDAVFNLLAVRNVAKYSAPMFEKADGAKFDWEIIQELTHRFSNSGEPLTLIPPETRLDLGLRFGRYGLSIGSLAENPHGLDLGPLEPALPERLLTSDKRIQIAPEMMIADLERVGTQQDETDSSTFALIGRRNLRDNNSWLHSSEILMKGRNRCTLMINSNDAGNLDLANGGRVRVTSRVGSIELECEITDDIAPRVVSIPHGYGHARDGFSSVALNAGVSVNDLTDELKIDQLTGNAALTGVRVRISAI; from the coding sequence ATGTCTGAAAAACACTTCCGGACCTGTAACCTTTGCGAGGCTATCTGCGGAATCGAGATCGAGTATGAAGGCGGCAGTATTCTGTCGATAAAGGGCGACAAGCTGGATCCGTTCTCGCGCGGACACATCTGCCCGAAGGCGCTGGCTCTCAAAGAGATCTACGAGTCAAAGGATCGCTTGCGAATGCCCGTCAAGCGCATCGGAAACGAGTTTCACGAGATCGGTTGGGAAGAAGCGTTCGACGAGACGGTCGGGCGTTTGACCGCGATCCAGAGGGAATTCGGACGCGACGCGGTCGGCGTTTTTCAGGGAAATCCGTCGGTTCACAATCTTGGAACGATGCTTTCAAGCGGCGGACTTCTGAAGGCGCTGAAGACGCGAAACAATTATTCGGCAACATCGGTCGATCAACTGCCGCATCATTTTGCCGCGTGGGCGATGTTCGGGCATCCGCTTTTGATTCCGATTCCCGACATCGATCGGACGGGCTATTTTCTTATCTTCGGCGCGAATCCGATCGCCTCGAACGGAAGTTTGATGACCGCTCCGGACATCGTCAACCGGCTGGATTCAATTACAAAACGCGGCGGCAAGGTCGTCTTGATCGATCCGCGGCGAACGGAATCAGCGCGGGTCGCTTCTGAACACCACTTCATTCAGCCGGGTTCCGACGTCTACTTTCTGCTCGCGATCGTCAACGCTTTGTTCGCCGAGAATCTGATCAAGCCGGGCCGATTGGTCGATTTCACCGACGGAATCGACCGGCTTCGCGAGGCAACCGGGGAATTTACCGCTGACCTCGCCGAGTCAAAGGCAGGAATTCCGGCCGCCGAAATCAAACGCATCGCGCGGGAGTTCGCCGCCGCGGATTCGGCGGTTTGTTATGGGCGAATGGGAGTTTCGGTTCAGGAGTTCGGCGGATTGTGTCATTGGCTGATCAATGCCATCAACGTCCTGACCGGAAACTGCGACCGCGCGGGCGGCGCGATGTTCACCTCGCCCGCATTCGATCTGCTGCAAACCGCAAAGCCGGGAGAGAACATTTACGGGCGATGGCATTCGCGCGTGCGAAAGCTGCCCGAGTTTATGGGCGAACTTCCGGTCGCCGCGCTCGCCGAGGAGATCTCGACCGAAGGCGAAGGCCAAATCCGGGCGTTGGTCACGAACTGCGGTAATCCGGTGCTTTCGACGCCGAACGGCACACAACTCGAACGAGGCCTGTCGGCTCTCGATTTTATGGTTTCGATCGACATCGCGATCAACGAAACCACGCGCCACGCGTCGATCATTTTGCCGCCGGCGACCGGTCTTGAGGTCTCGCATTACGATGCGGTCTTCAATCTGCTCGCGGTGCGAAACGTCGCCAAATACTCGGCGCCGATGTTTGAAAAGGCCGATGGCGCGAAGTTTGACTGGGAGATCATTCAGGAACTCACGCATCGTTTTAGCAATTCCGGTGAACCTTTGACACTCATCCCGCCGGAGACGCGGCTCGATCTCGGCCTGAGATTCGGGCGTTACGGGCTTTCGATCGGATCGCTTGCCGAAAATCCGCACGGCCTCGATCTCGGTCCGCTCGAACCGGCTTTGCCCGAAAGGCTTCTGACATCCGACAAGCGAATTCAGATCGCGCCGGAAATGATGATCGCCGATCTGGAGCGGGTTGGGACGCAACAAGACGAAACCGACAGTTCAACTTTTGCACTGATCGGCCGGCGCAATCTGCGCGACAACAATTCGTGGCTGCATTCGAGCGAGATCTTGATGAAAGGCAGGAATCGCTGCACGTTGATGATCAATTCGAACGACGCCGGGAATCTTGATCTGGCAAACGGCGGTCGGGTTCGCGTCACGTCGCGAGTTGGGAGCATCGAACTCGAATGCGAGATCACCGACGACATCGCGCCCCGCGTCGTTTCGATCCCGCACGGTTACGGCCACGCGCGGGACGGGTTTTCGTCGGTCGCACTGAACGCCGGCGTTTCGGTCAACGATTTGACGGATGAGTTGAAAATCGACCAATTGACCGGAAATGCGGCTTTGACCGGCGTTCGTGTTCGGATTTCAGCGATTTAG
- a CDS encoding Lrp/AsnC family transcriptional regulator, protein MEPQIDKINWKILSELQDDARISYAELGRRVGLTTPAVIERVRKLEDLGVITGYRAEIDPAKIGLPITAFIRMSITGIDYSHIIETVNTSKEVLECHRGTGGDSFIMKVSVADVGHLQMLIDKLTPYGITTTSIVLSSPIKRRSIEPNS, encoded by the coding sequence TTGGAACCTCAAATCGACAAGATCAATTGGAAGATTTTATCCGAGCTTCAGGATGACGCCCGAATTTCGTATGCCGAACTGGGCCGGCGCGTCGGTCTGACAACGCCGGCCGTCATTGAACGCGTCCGCAAACTCGAAGACCTTGGCGTAATCACGGGTTATCGGGCGGAAATTGATCCCGCGAAGATCGGTTTGCCGATCACCGCGTTCATCAGGATGAGCATCACCGGCATCGATTACTCGCACATCATTGAAACCGTGAACACATCAAAAGAAGTTCTCGAATGTCATCGCGGCACGGGCGGCGATTCGTTCATTATGAAGGTTTCGGTCGCCGACGTCGGACACTTGCAGATGTTGATCGACAAGCTTACTCCTTACGGAATAACAACAACTTCCATCGTTCTTTCATCACCCATCAAACGCCGGAGCATTGAACCGAATTCCTGA